One genomic window of Evansella cellulosilytica DSM 2522 includes the following:
- a CDS encoding AbrB family transcriptional regulator, producing MKNIHLKVILETFLVGLLGGLLFFVLDLPLPWVLGAMAFIMLWQGFSKRTILWPSPIKNSGLLILGTFFGLYFTNETFITVGPYILPYILLTIILIFISIFNSALLAKWIKVDRITSILGSIPGGLTEMVTASESLHARPSLVAIFQTVRLLTVLFVVPFVTIHLFTASDVESSFALENEGNEMISLSWGYLLYVIPIVAGITLRNVMPAGIIIFPLAITALLNISSLELLPLPSIILIIAQIFVGIGIGKNIHFKDLKIGGKYCFAYFGLALALIAISFGLGVILAALTSLSLSTAMLSIAPGGLIEMVLTAAAIGADPAIVSALQFIRILIIIIFVPPLIKWFFEMKKKKEKVKKAA from the coding sequence ATGAAAAACATACATTTAAAAGTTATATTAGAAACTTTCCTCGTTGGTTTGCTAGGTGGTTTGTTATTCTTCGTATTGGATTTACCTTTACCATGGGTTTTAGGAGCAATGGCTTTCATTATGCTTTGGCAAGGTTTTTCAAAAAGAACAATACTATGGCCATCCCCAATAAAAAATAGTGGTTTATTAATATTAGGTACATTTTTCGGACTTTACTTTACTAATGAAACCTTTATAACTGTTGGACCTTATATCTTACCGTACATACTTTTAACGATCATCCTCATCTTTATTAGTATTTTTAACAGTGCTCTATTAGCCAAGTGGATTAAAGTTGATAGAATCACAAGTATTTTAGGTTCCATTCCTGGTGGTTTAACAGAGATGGTGACAGCTAGTGAATCGTTGCATGCGCGTCCATCGTTAGTCGCCATTTTTCAAACTGTACGACTATTAACTGTTCTATTCGTTGTACCTTTTGTAACTATACATTTATTTACAGCGAGTGATGTTGAATCATCCTTTGCATTAGAAAACGAAGGGAATGAAATGATCTCACTAAGTTGGGGGTATCTGTTGTATGTTATTCCAATTGTGGCAGGTATAACGCTAAGAAATGTGATGCCTGCAGGTATTATTATTTTCCCATTAGCAATAACCGCTTTGCTCAATATTAGTTCGCTTGAATTATTGCCACTCCCATCCATCATTCTCATTATTGCACAAATTTTCGTCGGAATAGGAATTGGTAAAAATATTCATTTTAAAGACTTAAAAATTGGTGGTAAATATTGCTTTGCTTATTTTGGTTTAGCGCTTGCTCTCATCGCTATATCGTTTGGACTAGGTGTCATTTTAGCAGCATTAACTTCTTTGTCTTTGTCTACAGCGATGTTAAGTATTGCTCCTGGTGGACTAATTGAAATGGTATTAACCGCTGCAGCAATCGGTGCAGACCCAGCAATTGTAAGCGCGCTTCAGTTTATACGAATACTGATAATTATTATCTTCGTACCACCTTTGATAAAATGGTTTTTCGAAATGAAAAAGAAAAAAGAAAAGGTTAAAAAAGCAGCATAG
- a CDS encoding DoxX family membrane protein codes for MKRLSTATALITIIFVLFIPFVVSSHVKWFTDVIPEKEMIENIISPFFIVMTIIIAIILAILPQMLPKLMEFEWSRKTDRKLEKYRPFTFPILRYGTGLALIIQVVTGGLFAPELQYDMLVVPILTWIAIICLFIPHRYSTRTAAFIILCLFINKLFQYGVFHMLDYGFYLAIVFVLITGKTKYEQWGFPFLYLATGLSLCWVAVEKWVYPVMAVDVINHHGVPTFGFSPEIFVSLTAFIEFVVGYLLVVGILNRLLAFVLTGIFVMTTMLFGFVEIIGHFMIHIILITFIIEGVSFYKPPIKMHKTKVDQIIFVFLNFIFVLSTIMLIYYRFA; via the coding sequence ATGAAGAGGCTTTCTACTGCTACTGCATTGATTACAATTATATTTGTTTTATTTATCCCGTTTGTTGTATCTAGTCATGTTAAATGGTTTACAGATGTAATACCAGAAAAAGAAATGATTGAAAATATTATTAGTCCCTTTTTTATTGTAATGACAATTATTATTGCCATCATTTTAGCTATTTTACCGCAAATGCTTCCTAAGTTAATGGAATTTGAATGGTCTAGAAAAACCGATAGAAAGCTCGAAAAATATAGGCCGTTTACTTTTCCAATATTAAGATATGGCACAGGGTTAGCGTTAATAATCCAAGTTGTTACTGGTGGGTTGTTTGCACCAGAATTACAGTATGACATGTTAGTCGTTCCAATATTAACTTGGATAGCAATTATTTGTTTATTTATACCACATCGATATAGTACAAGGACAGCTGCATTTATCATATTATGTCTGTTTATAAATAAGCTATTTCAATATGGTGTATTCCACATGCTTGACTATGGATTCTATTTAGCTATTGTTTTTGTACTAATTACTGGAAAAACAAAATATGAACAATGGGGCTTTCCGTTTCTCTATTTAGCAACTGGACTTTCTTTATGTTGGGTAGCTGTTGAAAAATGGGTGTATCCCGTCATGGCAGTTGATGTCATTAATCACCATGGTGTTCCAACCTTTGGATTTTCACCTGAAATTTTCGTTAGTTTAACTGCATTTATCGAGTTTGTTGTTGGTTACTTACTTGTTGTAGGCATATTAAATCGATTGTTGGCATTTGTGTTAACAGGTATTTTCGTCATGACAACAATGCTTTTTGGTTTTGTTGAAATCATCGGTCATTTTATGATTCATATTATTTTAATCACATTTATTATAGAAGGAGTATCTTTTTACAAGCCACCTATTAAAATGCATAAAACTAAAGTCGATCAAATAATATTTGTTTTCCTGAATTTTATATTTGTTTTGTCCACCATTATGTTGATTTATTATCGCTTTGCTTGA
- a CDS encoding AEC family transporter — protein sequence MSFLLLFYEMGTLFVFAAIGFIVKYLKVIPETSNHVMVQLILYITLPALIIYSMDVTLYSNFLIDFFWLMILSCVMLLIATGLATLLSKNASLKQSQKAVFQALVIFGNQGFIGYAICYLLLGELGILYAAVFNLSFLIYIWSYGIYIFVKDKQKISIKNIFLTPGMASTICGIVILLLPYQLPLFINNVLYSIGSMTIPLSMLFIGCIIADNKFLLSQFILNKFLWIAVFTKLVIVPLSLFPSLIFTISLDVVMVAILIASMPSAPTTPMFAKKYAGDDIFASIGVSLSTLLSFITVPFLYFLLFLLI from the coding sequence ATGTCGTTTCTATTGCTTTTTTATGAAATGGGTACCTTATTTGTTTTTGCAGCTATCGGATTTATCGTTAAATATCTCAAAGTAATACCAGAGACGAGCAATCATGTTATGGTGCAATTAATACTATATATCACATTACCCGCGCTTATCATATATTCAATGGACGTGACTCTATACTCGAATTTTCTTATTGATTTCTTTTGGCTAATGATTTTGTCGTGTGTCATGTTACTAATTGCAACGGGATTGGCAACCTTACTTAGTAAGAATGCATCTCTGAAACAATCACAGAAAGCAGTTTTTCAAGCTCTTGTCATTTTCGGTAATCAAGGATTTATCGGATATGCTATTTGTTATTTACTTCTTGGAGAACTAGGAATTTTGTATGCTGCAGTATTTAACCTTAGCTTTCTTATTTACATTTGGTCATATGGTATTTATATATTTGTTAAGGATAAACAAAAAATCTCTATAAAAAACATATTTTTAACTCCAGGAATGGCATCAACTATTTGTGGTATCGTAATTTTACTATTACCTTATCAGCTACCTCTTTTTATAAATAACGTGTTATACAGTATAGGCAGTATGACTATTCCTCTTTCCATGCTATTCATAGGTTGTATTATTGCTGATAATAAATTTTTATTGTCTCAATTTATTTTAAATAAATTTTTATGGATTGCTGTTTTCACAAAACTAGTAATTGTTCCGTTATCGTTATTTCCAAGTCTTATTTTTACAATTTCTCTAGATGTCGTTATGGTTGCTATATTAATCGCCTCCATGCCGAGTGCACCGACAACACCAATGTTTGCAAAAAAATATGCTGGTGATGATATCTTTGCTTCTATAGGTGTATCTTTATCTACGTTATTGTCTTTTATCACTGTCCCCTTCCTTTACTTTCTTCTTTTCCTCCTTATTTAA
- a CDS encoding ring-cleaving dioxygenase, protein MPNKQLIGIHHVSAITKNARDNYNFYTKMLGLRLVKKTVNQDDTSMYHLFYADERGNPGTDFTFFEIPVVGRTYEGTNCISLTTLRVKNDKALEYWKNRFNKYGVQHEIISEVCGRSTLAFKDHENQRLMLVSDEKNVGVPGGKAWGKSTIPDDYGIIGLGPVELTVSRLERTVNTLVEVLGFRKKHTYQSSKTIHVYETGEGGSGAEVHVIEEKALPREKAGRGSVHHVAFRVKDNIELKKWENKLTSLNIGHSGIVERYYFQSLYFREPNGILFELATDGPGFEVDEEFEELGEKLALPPFFEDKRAEIEAKLQPLETSK, encoded by the coding sequence TTGCCGAATAAACAATTAATAGGCATTCATCACGTATCTGCAATAACAAAAAATGCAAGAGATAATTATAACTTTTATACAAAAATGTTAGGACTAAGGCTTGTAAAAAAGACTGTAAACCAAGATGATACGTCCATGTATCACCTTTTCTACGCCGACGAAAGAGGAAATCCAGGAACTGATTTTACTTTTTTTGAAATACCAGTCGTGGGTAGGACGTATGAAGGTACCAATTGTATATCATTAACGACTTTAAGAGTAAAAAATGATAAAGCATTAGAATATTGGAAAAATAGATTTAATAAATACGGTGTGCAACATGAGATCATCTCAGAAGTATGTGGACGAAGTACTTTAGCATTTAAGGATCATGAAAATCAAAGACTTATGCTTGTTTCTGATGAAAAGAACGTAGGCGTACCTGGTGGTAAGGCGTGGGGCAAAAGCACTATTCCTGATGATTATGGAATCATTGGCTTAGGTCCTGTCGAATTAACAGTTTCACGATTAGAACGCACTGTTAATACATTAGTTGAGGTATTAGGATTTAGAAAGAAACATACATATCAATCAAGCAAAACGATTCATGTATATGAAACTGGGGAAGGGGGGAGTGGTGCAGAAGTTCATGTTATAGAAGAGAAAGCTCTCCCCCGAGAAAAAGCGGGTAGAGGCAGTGTTCATCATGTTGCATTTCGTGTTAAAGATAATATTGAGTTAAAAAAGTGGGAAAATAAGCTGACCAGTTTAAACATTGGTCATTCTGGTATTGTTGAACGATACTATTTTCAATCACTTTATTTTAGAGAACCGAATGGAATCTTATTTGAATTGGCAACGGATGGTCCAGGATTTGAAGTAGATGAGGAGTTTGAGGAACTTGGTGAGAAGTTAGCTTTGCCTCCATTCTTTGAAGATAAAAGAGCTGAAATTGAGGCGAAACTACAACCGTTAGAAACTTCTAAATAA
- the ectA gene encoding diaminobutyrate acetyltransferase, translated as MTNKTQMVLDGTLTFSKPTTQDGAPMWELVNKSTLDLNSPYKYIMMCEFFSETCVVAKEDGKVVGFVTAFIPPEKNNVLFIWQIGVDASQRGKGIASKMLQQLLERNVCKKVKYVEATVTPTNIASQSLFFRLARELNTECTVNECFSEELFPGEKGNHEAEDTYRVGPITK; from the coding sequence ATGACAAATAAAACACAAATGGTATTAGATGGTACTCTTACATTTAGTAAGCCTACTACACAAGATGGTGCTCCAATGTGGGAACTCGTTAATAAATCCACACTCGATTTAAATTCTCCGTATAAATACATCATGATGTGTGAGTTTTTCTCAGAAACATGTGTTGTGGCTAAGGAAGATGGTAAAGTCGTTGGTTTTGTTACTGCTTTTATTCCCCCAGAAAAGAATAATGTTCTATTTATCTGGCAAATTGGTGTTGATGCATCGCAACGCGGCAAAGGCATAGCATCTAAAATGCTTCAACAGCTTTTGGAAAGAAATGTGTGTAAAAAAGTAAAGTATGTGGAAGCCACTGTTACCCCAACAAATATCGCTTCACAATCGTTATTTTTCAGGCTAGCACGTGAGTTGAACACAGAATGTACCGTAAATGAATGCTTCTCTGAAGAGCTATTTCCTGGTGAAAAAGGAAATCATGAAGCAGAGGATACGTATAGAGTTGGACCAATAACCAAGTAA
- a CDS encoding ectoine synthase, with protein MKTVKLEDIIGTDQEIDGGNWVSRRLLLAKDGMGYSVHDTIIKAGTETHIWYQNHLEAVYCIEGEGEVVTLKDNKVHEIKAGTIYALDEHDEHLLRGKTDMRMVCVFNPPITGREVHDENGVYPVIKE; from the coding sequence ATGAAAACAGTTAAACTTGAAGACATTATTGGAACTGATCAAGAAATTGATGGTGGTAACTGGGTTAGTAGACGATTACTATTAGCAAAAGACGGAATGGGATATTCTGTTCACGATACAATTATTAAAGCCGGTACTGAAACACACATTTGGTACCAAAATCATTTAGAAGCCGTTTATTGTATTGAAGGTGAAGGTGAAGTTGTTACTTTAAAAGATAACAAAGTACATGAAATTAAAGCTGGTACCATCTATGCATTAGATGAGCACGACGAGCATTTATTACGTGGAAAAACAGATATGCGAATGGTCTGTGTATTTAATCCACCGATTACGGGCCGCGAAGTTCATGATGAAAACGGTGTTTATCCAGTAATAAAAGAATAA
- the uvsE gene encoding UV DNA damage repair endonuclease UvsE has product MTLVRLGYVAMSMELKNSSPSQTMTYDQFLKIGDKEAAIRKLERIAQSNIENCLRLLKHNAFHDIKFFRLSSRLIPLATHDALAGWNYLTPLKNSLNEIGEFINEHKMRIDFHPDHFVLLNSPKKEILKASITALKVHAHLLTAMKINLTHRCVLHVGGSYKDKEGALERFIENWGHVPQKIQKMIMLENDDKSFHIEDTLYLCEKLGIPLVFDLHHHLANNKDMDYFPVWDQIVQTWSDSPLPMKMHISSPKSEKNFTHHADYIDKNMFLSFLNTIKGSVNQLDCMIEAKQKDHALFRLIEQLKEEDSIEIVDEASFYLK; this is encoded by the coding sequence ATGACTTTAGTAAGATTAGGCTATGTGGCAATGAGTATGGAACTAAAAAATAGCTCACCATCTCAAACAATGACATATGACCAATTTTTAAAGATAGGTGATAAAGAAGCCGCAATAAGAAAATTAGAAAGAATTGCACAGTCGAATATAGAAAATTGCTTGCGTTTACTTAAGCATAATGCCTTTCACGATATAAAATTTTTTAGATTGAGTTCGCGCCTTATCCCATTAGCAACGCATGATGCGCTAGCGGGGTGGAATTATTTAACTCCTTTAAAAAATTCCTTAAATGAAATCGGGGAGTTTATCAATGAGCATAAAATGAGAATAGACTTTCATCCTGATCATTTTGTGTTATTAAACTCACCTAAAAAAGAGATTTTAAAAGCATCAATTACTGCTTTAAAAGTTCATGCACATTTACTAACTGCTATGAAAATAAACTTAACTCATCGTTGTGTATTACATGTAGGAGGAAGTTATAAGGATAAAGAAGGTGCATTAGAACGCTTCATTGAAAACTGGGGTCACGTTCCACAAAAAATTCAGAAAATGATTATGTTAGAAAATGATGATAAATCTTTTCACATTGAAGATACCCTTTATTTATGTGAAAAACTTGGGATACCTTTAGTCTTTGACCTACATCATCACTTAGCAAACAATAAAGATATGGACTATTTTCCTGTTTGGGATCAAATCGTCCAAACATGGTCTGATTCACCATTGCCAATGAAAATGCATATTTCTAGTCCGAAGTCTGAAAAGAATTTTACTCATCATGCCGACTATATAGATAAAAATATGTTTCTTTCATTCTTAAACACAATCAAGGGGAGTGTAAATCAGTTGGATTGTATGATAGAAGCAAAACAGAAAGATCATGCATTGTTTCGATTAATAGAACAATTAAAGGAAGAGGACTCGATAGAAATTGTAGATGAAGCAAGTTTCTACTTAAAATAG
- a CDS encoding cell division protein FtsZ, with protein MDNSITIYELKQELHEQDLQYLLHHQQQSICFFRFTGGNQSETDALYEKLYKLKDGQALLFVIFRFPFRFEGKKRMETAIMQYFRLKEISDAIIYFNSDGMMETIESKTSIIDANKIFDKIEAAPIRSIREMIQHTGDINIDVHDLKTFVSNKDGALFVRTFEGKTFDEPLKHFISTPYLPSDFAEGNQLIVNIGYSQDVHMDTFRQINLRLNDLFHKAEIFKLGSYAMQEQGEKLKVTIIANGIADPFECPDENITSFQRGWMMEKLNRVKMWGNSFNKKEVRTMKK; from the coding sequence ATGGATAACTCCATAACAATATACGAACTAAAACAAGAGCTTCATGAACAGGATTTACAATATTTACTTCATCATCAACAGCAAAGCATTTGTTTTTTTCGATTTACTGGTGGTAATCAAAGTGAAACAGATGCTCTATATGAAAAACTATATAAATTAAAAGATGGACAAGCCCTCTTATTTGTCATTTTTAGATTTCCATTCCGATTCGAGGGCAAAAAAAGAATGGAAACAGCCATCATGCAGTATTTCAGACTAAAAGAAATTAGTGATGCTATTATATATTTTAATAGTGATGGAATGATGGAAACAATTGAATCGAAAACTTCTATTATCGATGCTAATAAAATCTTTGACAAGATTGAAGCAGCACCAATAAGAAGTATTCGAGAAATGATACAACATACTGGAGATATTAATATAGATGTTCATGATTTAAAAACGTTTGTTAGTAATAAAGATGGCGCTTTATTTGTACGAACATTTGAAGGGAAAACATTTGATGAGCCATTAAAACACTTTATTTCAACACCGTATTTACCATCAGATTTTGCTGAAGGAAATCAGCTCATTGTCAATATAGGTTACTCACAAGACGTTCATATGGATACGTTTCGACAAATAAATTTAAGGCTAAATGACCTTTTTCATAAAGCAGAAATATTTAAGCTAGGCAGTTATGCAATGCAAGAACAAGGAGAAAAATTAAAGGTGACTATAATAGCCAATGGTATTGCTGATCCATTCGAGTGTCCTGATGAAAATATTACATCATTTCAGCGTGGATGGATGATGGAGAAATTAAATAGGGTGAAAATGTGGGGGAATTCCTTTAATAAAAAAGAAGTGAGAACAATGAAAAAATGA
- a CDS encoding alpha/beta fold hydrolase, producing MSKIYLNNEYINIANVNIYCEYKLNNKPPLLLLHGFVSSTYTFNKLIPLLSEHFSIIAIDLPGFGKSEKSKSFVYSFESYASLVVECMKHFEINKVSIVGHSMGGQIALYIAKSNPELIDTLILLCSSGYRARAKKILIYCSYLPLFTYIAKKWIQQKDIQKTLETVFYNKSHIHEELIKEFSRPLQEKAFYCSLVRLLRHREGDLHSFDLRKIHIPTLLLWGENDRVVPVHVGEKLKDDLPNAKLVTYKETGHLITEERVKEVFKEITAYLKT from the coding sequence ATGTCAAAAATCTACTTAAATAATGAATATATTAATATAGCAAATGTAAACATTTATTGTGAATACAAGTTAAATAATAAGCCTCCACTACTTTTACTCCATGGCTTCGTCTCCTCTACCTATACATTCAACAAGCTTATTCCATTATTATCTGAGCATTTCTCCATTATAGCTATCGATCTACCTGGATTTGGGAAAAGTGAAAAATCGAAATCGTTTGTTTATTCATTTGAAAGTTATGCATCGCTTGTTGTTGAGTGTATGAAACATTTTGAAATAAATAAAGTATCTATAGTCGGTCACTCAATGGGAGGACAAATAGCGCTTTATATAGCTAAATCAAATCCTGAGTTAATCGACACGTTGATTCTTTTATGTAGTTCTGGATATAGAGCAAGAGCAAAAAAAATCCTTATATATTGCTCCTACTTACCCCTTTTTACTTATATAGCAAAAAAGTGGATACAACAAAAAGATATCCAGAAAACTTTAGAAACAGTTTTTTACAACAAAAGTCATATTCATGAAGAACTAATTAAGGAGTTTTCTAGACCACTTCAAGAAAAGGCATTTTATTGTTCCTTAGTTCGCCTCCTTCGCCATCGAGAAGGAGATTTGCATAGTTTTGATTTAAGGAAAATTCATATACCAACATTATTATTATGGGGAGAGAATGATCGAGTTGTCCCTGTACACGTAGGTGAAAAACTAAAAGACGACTTGCCAAATGCGAAATTAGTAACCTATAAAGAAACAGGTCACCTTATTACAGAGGAAAGGGTAAAGGAAGTATTTAAAGAAATAACAGCTTATCTAAAAACTTAA
- the zwf gene encoding glucose-6-phosphate dehydrogenase, protein MEKPSTVIVIFGATGDLAKRKLYPSIYNLYKKGQLSKKFAVVGVARRAWTNEIIRENVSASIKSEVEGDISDLDEFSNHFYYLPFDVTSKSSYHDLDNLINSLEDEYDIQGNRIFYMAMAPEFFGTIALNLKTEGVTNTKGWTRLVIEKPFGHNYDSAKKLNDEIREAFTEDEIYRIDHYLGKEMVQNIEVIRFANAIFEPLWNNRYISNVQITSSETLGVEDRGGYYENSGALRDMVQNHMLQMVSLLAMDPPIRLTTDEIRSEKIKVLRALRTIKGDKVEKYFVRGQYGPGKINNNEVPGYRSEDKVNPDSNTETFVAGKLMIDNHRWAGVPFYIRTGKRMKEKSTKIVIQFKELPMNLYYKNKETLHSNLLIIHIQPDEGISLTLNGKKLGPTGGTVPVRLDYRNDGIDGFNTPEAYERLLYDCMLGDATNFAHWDELDLSWNFIDAISEVWEKKSKKEPFLYPSGTMGPNESEDLLQENGHKWWPITKYELE, encoded by the coding sequence ATGGAAAAACCTAGTACAGTTATCGTCATATTTGGGGCTACTGGTGACTTAGCAAAAAGAAAGCTCTATCCATCGATTTATAACCTATATAAAAAAGGACAACTCTCCAAAAAATTTGCCGTTGTTGGTGTAGCAAGGAGAGCTTGGACGAATGAAATTATAAGAGAGAATGTATCTGCTTCTATAAAAAGTGAAGTAGAAGGCGATATAAGTGATTTAGATGAATTTAGTAATCATTTTTACTATTTACCTTTTGATGTCACTAGTAAATCGTCCTATCATGACTTAGACAACCTTATCAATTCATTAGAAGATGAGTATGACATACAAGGAAATAGAATTTTTTACATGGCAATGGCACCGGAATTTTTTGGTACAATAGCGTTGAATCTAAAAACAGAGGGAGTAACAAATACAAAAGGTTGGACAAGGTTAGTAATAGAGAAGCCATTTGGACATAACTACGACTCTGCAAAAAAATTAAATGATGAAATTCGCGAAGCCTTTACAGAAGATGAAATTTATCGCATAGATCATTACTTAGGAAAGGAAATGGTCCAAAATATAGAAGTCATTCGATTTGCAAATGCCATTTTTGAGCCATTATGGAATAACAGATATATTTCTAATGTACAAATTACTTCTAGTGAGACTTTAGGAGTTGAGGATAGAGGTGGATATTACGAAAACTCTGGTGCTTTAAGGGACATGGTCCAAAACCATATGTTACAAATGGTTTCTTTACTAGCAATGGATCCACCAATCCGGCTTACGACGGATGAGATTAGGAGTGAAAAAATCAAAGTGCTCCGTGCCTTACGGACTATTAAAGGAGACAAAGTTGAAAAATATTTTGTAAGAGGACAATATGGTCCTGGAAAGATCAATAATAATGAAGTACCTGGTTATCGAAGTGAAGATAAAGTAAATCCAGATTCAAACACAGAGACCTTCGTAGCAGGAAAATTAATGATAGATAATCATCGATGGGCAGGAGTACCTTTTTATATTAGAACTGGAAAAAGGATGAAAGAGAAATCTACTAAAATTGTAATACAATTTAAAGAATTACCGATGAATCTGTACTATAAAAATAAGGAAACCCTTCACTCGAATTTACTTATCATTCATATACAGCCTGATGAAGGGATTAGCCTTACATTAAACGGAAAAAAACTCGGGCCAACAGGTGGGACGGTCCCAGTTCGTTTAGATTATAGAAACGACGGTATTGATGGCTTTAATACTCCAGAAGCATATGAACGATTATTATATGATTGTATGTTAGGCGATGCTACTAATTTTGCTCATTGGGATGAATTAGACCTTTCATGGAATTTCATTGACGCTATCTCAGAAGTGTGGGAGAAAAAGAGCAAAAAAGAACCATTTCTCTATCCATCTGGTACAATGGGACCAAATGAATCTGAAGATTTGTTACAAGAGAATGGTCATAAATGGTGGCCAATCACAAAATATGAATTAGAATAA
- the ectB gene encoding diaminobutyrate--2-oxoglutarate transaminase, with translation MIKNDLSIFEEIESNVRSYVRGFPTVFTKAKNYKMWDADGKEYIDFFSGAGALNYGHNDPKMKEKLVEYIMNDGVTHSLDMATEAKAEFLKKFKEVILKPRNLDYKVMFPGPTGTNTVESALKLARKVTGRTDIISFTNGFHGMTIGSLSVTGNASKRAGAGIPLNNTVTMPFDNFVNEEMDTLDYLERFLEDNGSGVDTPAAMILETVQGEGGINAARFEWLQRVDEICKKWGILLIVDDVQAGVGRTGTFFSFEPAGINPDIVCLSKSIGGYGLPLALTLFKPELDIWNPGEHNGTFRGNNPAFITATESLTYWEDKSFEEGIQEKSKLITEFLHEMVTKYPELEGNVRGRGFMQGIESQIDGLSAKVAEVAFEKGLIMETSGVNDQVFKLFPPLTIDEEGLKRGFNLIEESIKSLIAKKELVAN, from the coding sequence ATGATTAAAAATGACCTGAGTATTTTTGAAGAAATTGAATCTAATGTACGGAGTTATGTGAGAGGGTTTCCTACTGTATTTACGAAGGCTAAAAATTATAAAATGTGGGATGCAGATGGAAAAGAATATATTGATTTCTTCTCTGGAGCTGGTGCTTTAAACTATGGTCATAACGATCCTAAAATGAAAGAAAAACTTGTTGAGTATATTATGAATGATGGCGTAACACATTCATTAGATATGGCAACGGAAGCGAAGGCGGAGTTTTTGAAGAAATTCAAAGAAGTTATATTAAAACCGCGTAACCTTGACTATAAAGTGATGTTTCCAGGACCAACTGGAACAAATACTGTAGAAAGTGCGTTAAAATTAGCACGAAAAGTCACTGGAAGAACGGACATTATTAGCTTTACAAATGGTTTCCATGGAATGACTATTGGATCATTATCCGTCACAGGAAATGCGTCAAAACGAGCGGGCGCAGGAATCCCATTAAATAATACTGTAACAATGCCATTTGATAACTTTGTGAACGAAGAAATGGATACTTTAGATTATTTAGAGAGATTTTTAGAGGATAATGGTAGTGGTGTTGATACTCCGGCTGCTATGATTCTTGAAACAGTTCAAGGAGAAGGCGGAATCAATGCTGCAAGGTTCGAATGGTTACAGCGGGTTGATGAAATCTGTAAAAAATGGGGTATTCTACTTATCGTTGATGATGTTCAAGCTGGAGTAGGTCGTACAGGTACTTTCTTCTCATTTGAACCAGCGGGAATTAATCCTGATATTGTATGTTTATCTAAATCAATTGGTGGCTACGGATTACCATTGGCACTTACTTTGTTCAAGCCTGAGTTAGATATTTGGAACCCTGGTGAACATAATGGTACTTTCCGTGGTAACAATCCTGCATTTATAACCGCTACAGAATCCTTAACTTATTGGGAAGATAAGTCCTTTGAGGAAGGGATACAAGAAAAGTCAAAATTAATTACTGAGTTTTTACATGAGATGGTTACTAAATATCCTGAACTTGAAGGTAACGTTCGTGGTCGTGGATTCATGCAAGGAATCGAGTCCCAAATTGATGGTCTTTCTGCAAAAGTCGCTGAAGTTGCTTTTGAGAAAGGGTTAATTATGGAAACATCAGGTGTAAATGATCAAGTATTTAAATTATTTCCACCGTTAACAATAGACGAAGAAGGATTGAAAAGAGGTTTTAACCTGATAGAAGAAAGTATTAAATCACTGATTGCTAAAAAAGAATTAGTTGCTAATTAA